One Thermoplasma volcanium GSS1 genomic window carries:
- a CDS encoding 50S ribosomal protein L16, with protein sequence MVTKPARMYTRITGPAYTRKEFMGGVPYPKITTFVQGNQKRDFPIEMQLIAMESCQVRHTALEAARVSVNRRMTEAAGLDNFYLKVVPYPHHVLREHKMATGAGADRISSGMRAAFGRPVGTAARVYQNDVIMIGRTDEAHAHELKIALKKAAIKLPTPCKVVITKGKEIAGAIGV encoded by the coding sequence ATGGTAACAAAGCCAGCAAGAATGTATACACGTATTACCGGTCCTGCATATACTAGGAAGGAATTCATGGGAGGTGTCCCCTATCCAAAAATAACTACCTTCGTGCAAGGAAATCAGAAAAGAGACTTTCCAATAGAAATGCAGCTAATTGCCATGGAATCCTGCCAGGTTAGACATACAGCTCTGGAGGCTGCCAGGGTTTCAGTAAATAGGAGGATGACAGAAGCTGCTGGCCTCGATAATTTCTATCTTAAGGTTGTTCCTTATCCTCACCACGTATTAAGAGAGCATAAGATGGCTACTGGGGCAGGAGCTGACCGTATATCAAGCGGAATGAGGGCTGCGTTCGGAAGACCTGTAGGCACGGCAGCGAGAGTTTACCAGAACGATGTTATAATGATAGGCAGAACTGACGAAGCGCATGCCCACGAGTTGAAAATTGCTCTCAAAAAGGCAGCTATAAAACTACCTACGCCTTGTAAAGTTGTTATAACAAAAGGAAAAGAGATAGCTGGGGCAATTGGTGTTTAA
- a CDS encoding DNA topoisomerase subunit B produces the protein MTDDNYDSSQIQILEGLKAVRKVPGMYIGSTDTRGLHHLVYEVVDNSVDESVAGFCSNIYVKIGKDGSVLVEDDGRGIPVDIHPKYNRPGLEIVLTELHSGAKFDKKVYKITGGLHGVGVHVVNALSSKLIAVVKRDGHIYYEVFEKGIPKEGLKTVEDKSVLEKFGIDIKYPGHGTIIKFYPDPEIFETTEFSKETILARVTDLAYLNPQLTITLEDERTGSLETLHYEGGIVELVKHLSEGKNLIVDPLYWREEVDHYIVEFAFTYTTDVQEILQSYVNNISTPEGGTHVAGFHQGLSRAIQDYARSNGKIKGVDDITGDDVKEGVIAVLHIKMQDPQFEGQTKAKLGNSKVRGIVQSITSKFVKTFLETNPHIADLILSRVLSAAAAREASRKAKELVRRKSALEGGGLPGKLADCSSNDPNNTELYIVEGDSAGGSAKQARNRQYQAVLPLRGKILNVEKASDMKVVENEIIKDLVVAIGTGVKEDINPRKLRYGKIIIMTDADVDGAHIRTLLLTFFFRYARSLIENGNVYFAEPPLYRIQKGQDVRYVYTEEEKDKLSIEFGPNAIIQRFKGLGEMNPEQLWDTTMNPKTRKLVQVTIQDAEEAERIFSILMGEKVEPRRRFIEENAVYAENIDL, from the coding sequence ATGACAGACGATAACTACGACTCATCCCAAATACAAATACTTGAAGGGTTGAAAGCTGTAAGAAAAGTGCCTGGAATGTATATAGGTTCAACCGATACAAGAGGCTTACATCACTTAGTATACGAGGTTGTGGACAATAGCGTAGATGAATCGGTAGCTGGATTTTGTTCCAACATTTATGTTAAGATAGGAAAAGATGGATCTGTCCTAGTTGAGGATGATGGAAGGGGCATACCTGTAGACATACATCCTAAATATAACAGACCAGGGCTAGAAATAGTACTCACAGAACTGCACAGTGGTGCAAAATTCGATAAGAAAGTATATAAAATAACTGGCGGGCTCCATGGAGTAGGCGTTCATGTTGTCAATGCTCTCTCGTCAAAACTGATCGCAGTAGTGAAGAGGGATGGGCACATATACTACGAAGTGTTTGAAAAGGGCATACCAAAGGAAGGCCTTAAGACCGTTGAAGACAAATCTGTTCTTGAGAAATTTGGAATAGATATTAAATATCCAGGGCACGGTACAATAATAAAATTTTATCCTGATCCTGAAATATTTGAGACAACTGAATTTTCAAAGGAAACTATACTTGCAAGGGTTACTGACCTGGCATATCTTAATCCGCAGCTTACGATCACGCTTGAAGATGAAAGGACAGGATCTTTGGAGACTCTGCATTACGAAGGTGGCATCGTCGAACTAGTAAAGCATCTTTCCGAAGGGAAGAACCTTATAGTTGACCCTCTGTATTGGAGGGAAGAGGTAGATCACTACATCGTTGAATTTGCTTTTACTTACACCACCGATGTTCAGGAAATACTCCAATCGTACGTGAACAATATAAGTACACCTGAGGGGGGCACTCATGTGGCCGGTTTTCATCAAGGCCTTTCGAGGGCAATACAGGATTATGCCAGATCTAATGGTAAAATAAAGGGTGTAGACGACATAACAGGCGATGATGTAAAAGAAGGTGTAATAGCCGTACTCCACATTAAAATGCAGGACCCACAGTTCGAGGGTCAAACTAAAGCTAAGCTTGGCAACAGCAAGGTTAGAGGAATAGTACAGTCTATTACATCAAAATTCGTGAAAACATTCCTTGAAACAAATCCGCATATAGCTGATTTAATATTGTCTAGAGTGTTGTCGGCAGCTGCAGCAAGGGAAGCTTCTAGGAAAGCGAAGGAGCTTGTTAGGAGGAAATCTGCACTTGAAGGCGGAGGGCTTCCGGGAAAGCTTGCTGATTGTTCTTCAAATGATCCAAACAATACTGAACTTTACATTGTAGAAGGAGATTCAGCTGGAGGCTCTGCAAAGCAGGCAAGGAATAGGCAATATCAGGCTGTTCTGCCTTTGAGGGGAAAAATACTCAATGTAGAAAAAGCATCAGACATGAAGGTTGTCGAAAACGAAATAATAAAGGATCTTGTAGTTGCGATCGGCACCGGAGTAAAGGAAGACATAAATCCTAGGAAGTTGAGATATGGGAAGATAATAATAATGACTGATGCAGATGTAGACGGTGCTCACATAAGAACTCTGTTGCTAACGTTCTTCTTCCGTTATGCCAGGTCGTTAATAGAAAACGGAAACGTCTACTTTGCCGAACCACCATTGTACAGGATACAGAAGGGGCAAGATGTTAGGTACGTTTATACGGAGGAAGAGAAGGATAAGCTGAGCATAGAATTCGGTCCAAACGCAATAATACAACGATTCAAAGGATTAGGTGAAATGAATCCAGAGCAGCTTTGGGATACCACCATGAATCCGAAGACTAGAAAGCTGGTTCAAGTAACGATACAAGATGCTGAAGAAGCAGAACGCATATTTTCAATACTTATGGGCGAAAAAGTTGAGCCAAGGAGAAGATTCATCGAAGAAAATGCGGTTTATGCTGAGAACATAGATCTGTAA
- the gyrA gene encoding DNA gyrase subunit A, giving the protein MEKRPVEVEIKKSYLEYAMSVIVSRAIPDARDGLKPVQRRVLYAMRELNVTHDKPYKKCARIVGETMGKYHPHGDMAIYDALVRMAQDFSLRYPLVDGQGNFGSIDGDSPAAMRYTEARLTQFAEDMMEDIDEETVNFRLNFDGTLPEPEYLPSKVPNLLVNGSSGIAVGMATNMVPHNLSEISDAIKYELRNRSCSVDDLLKIVKGPDFPGGGIVFYSKDLIEAYRTGKGKVIVQGEVDTSEERRIIIKSLPYGVNKSVLVESIANLAKNGIIKDITDIKDESDRNGIRIVIRVRDEDLKPLVMNQLYEHTDLETTIGIINLVLVGNQPKLLNLKQLLDQFIDHRLDVILKRSRYRLEKKNERHDVLSGVLTAIDNIDRVVEIVRGSDDVQKASETLKKTFNLNDRQVKAILEMRLQRLVHMERESVVNELKSIEKEIADLKEIIESEQKRIEVLEGEIDEIKKRYGDKRRTKIKFKEIGERSTEDLIPNEESVIMLSYGGLVKRVPIDEYRSQRRGGKGVNTSMKISDTVKSIIHCFSHDTIYFFTSGGRVFKIKAYEIPKKSRTSLGVSAGAFLKLQQNERVTEVMKAPADRGEHLVLVTRNGFVKKTPADPVFDAKSSGLKIITLDGDDELVSASTIDTDTNMFVLSSKGKGSVFNTSEVRETGRSSMGVRSMRLGEEDYVVTAFVVKEGQDILSISEKGFGKRTNLSEFPVHHRGSGGVLVYRDTERTGKISQAIPVKEDDEVIIVSMNEKTIRIKASEIPETSRVTSGVKLIDLEDGDRIMAVAVF; this is encoded by the coding sequence ATGGAGAAGAGGCCAGTAGAAGTTGAGATAAAAAAGTCGTACTTAGAGTACGCAATGAGTGTTATCGTGAGCAGAGCAATACCGGACGCTAGGGACGGCCTTAAGCCTGTCCAAAGGCGTGTCCTGTATGCTATGCGGGAATTGAACGTTACACATGATAAGCCGTACAAAAAGTGTGCAAGGATAGTTGGAGAAACCATGGGAAAGTACCATCCGCATGGGGATATGGCTATATACGATGCACTAGTAAGAATGGCACAGGATTTTTCCCTTAGGTATCCGCTTGTAGATGGACAAGGCAACTTTGGTTCCATAGATGGGGACTCTCCGGCGGCGATGAGGTATACAGAAGCCAGGTTAACTCAGTTTGCGGAAGATATGATGGAAGATATTGATGAGGAAACAGTTAACTTCCGGTTAAATTTTGACGGAACCCTGCCTGAGCCTGAATACCTTCCTTCAAAGGTTCCAAACCTTCTAGTAAATGGAAGCTCGGGCATAGCTGTGGGTATGGCAACGAACATGGTGCCCCACAATTTATCGGAGATAAGTGATGCCATTAAATACGAGCTAAGGAATAGATCATGCAGCGTTGACGATCTCCTAAAGATCGTTAAAGGGCCTGACTTCCCAGGCGGGGGAATAGTATTTTACAGCAAGGATCTGATTGAAGCTTATAGGACAGGAAAGGGAAAGGTAATCGTGCAAGGTGAAGTTGATACCTCTGAAGAACGTAGGATCATAATAAAAAGCTTGCCGTATGGTGTGAATAAGTCAGTATTGGTAGAATCAATAGCCAACCTGGCAAAGAATGGCATTATTAAGGATATAACAGACATAAAAGATGAGAGTGACAGGAACGGTATACGAATAGTCATAAGAGTTAGGGACGAAGATCTTAAGCCATTAGTTATGAATCAATTATACGAACATACAGATCTAGAGACGACCATAGGCATAATAAACCTAGTACTTGTCGGAAATCAGCCAAAGCTTCTTAACTTGAAGCAGCTTTTAGACCAATTCATAGATCATCGGCTAGATGTAATTCTTAAAAGGTCACGATATAGGCTTGAGAAGAAGAATGAAAGGCACGATGTACTTTCAGGCGTATTAACAGCTATAGACAACATAGACAGAGTCGTAGAAATTGTGAGAGGTTCGGATGATGTGCAGAAGGCTTCTGAAACACTCAAGAAAACTTTTAATCTTAATGATAGGCAAGTAAAAGCTATTCTTGAGATGAGGCTGCAGAGATTAGTACACATGGAAAGAGAGAGTGTAGTGAACGAACTGAAAAGCATAGAAAAGGAGATAGCCGATCTAAAAGAAATAATAGAAAGCGAACAGAAGAGGATCGAAGTCCTGGAAGGTGAAATCGACGAAATAAAGAAGAGGTATGGGGATAAGCGTAGGACAAAGATCAAATTCAAGGAGATAGGAGAGAGATCGACTGAAGACCTAATTCCAAACGAAGAATCTGTTATAATGTTGAGTTACGGAGGCCTCGTTAAAAGAGTGCCTATCGACGAATATAGATCTCAGCGTAGGGGAGGAAAAGGCGTCAACACATCTATGAAGATATCCGATACCGTGAAAAGCATTATACACTGCTTCTCACACGATACTATATATTTCTTCACCAGTGGCGGAAGAGTTTTCAAGATTAAGGCGTACGAAATACCAAAGAAGAGCAGAACCTCGCTTGGTGTTTCAGCTGGAGCATTCCTCAAACTTCAGCAGAATGAAAGAGTGACTGAGGTAATGAAAGCACCCGCTGACAGAGGCGAACATCTCGTACTAGTGACAAGAAATGGATTTGTTAAGAAGACGCCTGCAGATCCTGTCTTTGATGCAAAAAGTTCTGGGCTTAAAATAATTACATTGGATGGTGACGATGAACTAGTCTCTGCGTCTACGATTGATACAGATACGAACATGTTTGTACTTTCCTCCAAGGGTAAGGGTTCGGTCTTTAACACCTCTGAGGTTAGAGAGACAGGGCGATCATCTATGGGTGTGCGATCAATGAGACTAGGCGAAGAAGATTATGTTGTTACAGCGTTCGTAGTTAAGGAAGGCCAAGATATACTTAGCATATCGGAGAAAGGCTTCGGAAAGAGAACAAACTTATCGGAGTTTCCTGTACACCACCGCGGATCGGGTGGGGTGCTAGTATATAGGGACACTGAGCGCACTGGAAAGATCAGCCAGGCAATTCCAGTTAAGGAAGACGATGAAGTAATTATCGTATCCATGAACGAGAAAACTATAAGGATAAAAGCCTCCGAAATACCAGAGACATCGCGCGTTACATCGGGAGTGAAGCTGATCGATTTAGAAGATGGAGATCGCATAATGGCAGTAGCTGTGTTTTGA
- a CDS encoding isochorismatase family cysteine hydrolase, whose protein sequence is MVARLYRELKEIVEPSHTVLVAWDVQNGLVNSIFNKNEFLGVVKNVIQSARKKGVKVIYTKITPMPPGFESGYRLYSMMKRYGVSDPDKVRFMEPGSPEAEIYSELAPEQGDIVINKNTADLFIGTNVELMLRNAGIDTILFTGIATEFGIESSARSAGNRGFYPVVIQDGVSSPNKDMHEAALKILATQAITIKSEDLMSAWDTAKI, encoded by the coding sequence ATGGTTGCAAGACTTTATCGTGAATTGAAAGAGATAGTTGAACCTTCACATACTGTATTAGTAGCATGGGACGTACAGAATGGGCTTGTGAATTCTATATTTAATAAAAATGAATTCTTAGGCGTTGTAAAAAATGTTATACAGTCAGCGAGAAAAAAAGGTGTCAAGGTTATCTACACAAAAATAACTCCAATGCCTCCAGGTTTTGAATCCGGCTATCGCCTATACTCCATGATGAAGAGATACGGTGTAAGTGATCCGGATAAAGTAAGATTTATGGAACCTGGGTCACCGGAAGCCGAAATATATTCAGAGCTCGCGCCAGAACAGGGCGATATCGTTATAAATAAGAACACAGCAGACCTATTCATCGGAACGAATGTGGAGTTGATGTTGCGCAATGCTGGAATAGATACAATACTGTTCACAGGCATAGCGACAGAATTTGGAATAGAATCATCAGCGAGGTCTGCAGGGAATAGAGGATTTTACCCTGTAGTTATACAAGATGGTGTTTCTTCGCCTAACAAAGACATGCACGAAGCCGCTCTGAAAATTCTCGCTACTCAGGCTATAACCATAAAATCAGAAGATCTTATGTCAGCATGGGACACAGCAAAAATTTAA
- a CDS encoding extracellular solute-binding protein, producing the protein MQPSFTPSGGKWLSIAVILLVIGLVVGFAAGRFTAPIQQSKELNTFAAGSLKYALGNDFNPEFNNLTGIKVGMTFSGSISGAKEVQAGKQYSVFVSASAPVLYQNLINNTHYASWQIVFSANEMAITWTNSKYAINPSWPYWFENITKNSTIVAASNASLDPSGFQAIETMKLAGILYTNWSDPFVQMAFNHNESLFLQYNKAYNTWFEKLGYKANDSLALYHQIFISKYLNHTTKLTTVEIGLDGYLTSGAADYALTYVSQAINQNLSYYKSATGGNGLPIWINLGSLNKTIDQFYEQINESGPAWDNVGNLPGAPILYSVTIINNYTSPYAVQYVYDLITQMGQHYLAMSRFDPLSQPFGINISNMPKQLQAVVTPPPSYLPVSAYE; encoded by the coding sequence ATGCAACCTTCTTTTACTCCTTCCGGCGGGAAATGGCTGTCAATTGCCGTTATACTCTTGGTTATTGGTTTGGTTGTTGGATTTGCCGCTGGTAGATTTACGGCACCAATACAGCAATCCAAGGAGCTCAATACATTCGCTGCAGGTTCTTTGAAATATGCATTAGGCAACGATTTTAACCCAGAATTTAATAACTTAACTGGGATAAAAGTAGGCATGACGTTTTCTGGTTCGATCTCAGGTGCCAAAGAAGTCCAAGCCGGAAAACAGTATAGTGTTTTTGTATCTGCCTCTGCACCTGTACTCTACCAGAACCTTATAAATAACACGCATTATGCAAGTTGGCAGATCGTCTTTTCTGCCAATGAGATGGCCATCACCTGGACAAACTCCAAATACGCAATAAATCCTTCTTGGCCCTACTGGTTTGAGAACATAACCAAAAATAGTACTATAGTCGCCGCCTCAAACGCTTCCTTAGACCCGAGCGGTTTCCAGGCTATAGAGACCATGAAACTAGCAGGGATCCTCTATACGAACTGGAGCGATCCTTTCGTACAAATGGCATTCAACCATAACGAAAGCTTATTTTTACAATACAACAAAGCATACAACACTTGGTTCGAGAAACTTGGCTACAAAGCTAACGATTCTCTTGCCCTATACCATCAGATCTTCATTTCAAAGTATCTAAACCATACGACAAAACTGACAACCGTTGAGATAGGTTTGGATGGATACTTAACTTCTGGTGCTGCTGATTACGCTCTAACATATGTTTCACAGGCTATTAACCAGAACCTATCCTACTATAAGAGCGCGACTGGCGGAAATGGCCTTCCTATTTGGATAAACCTTGGCAGTCTTAACAAAACTATAGATCAATTTTACGAACAAATAAATGAAAGCGGTCCAGCGTGGGACAACGTGGGCAATCTCCCTGGAGCACCTATATTGTATAGCGTGACAATAATAAATAACTACACAAGCCCATACGCGGTACAATACGTATACGATCTCATAACTCAAATGGGCCAGCATTACCTTGCCATGAGCAGATTCGACCCGTTGTCTCAGCCATTCGGCATTAATATATCGAACATGCCGAAACAGCTTCAGGCGGTTGTGACTCCGCCACCTAGTTATCTGCCGGTTTCAGCCTACGAGTGA
- a CDS encoding ABC transporter permease, translating to MKSKIIYLFFPIFLLYILIILVPIIRALTYSSIGEITADLSSGILPSIEYTYAICGVVAFLAVLFSLPYSYVISRHTGPAYKAADSLVEIPIMIPHSVVGIIMLITFEPTMPIGHLLAKYIPGYSFDGTLFAVIITLFFLSSAYSIREIGIAYQKDVMEYENVAKTLGLGETLSFVIISMRLLLRPMMKGFLLSWARSVSEVGAILIVAYYIFPSFVKLAGVFIYSQWLGYGLGPAAASSAILIITGIAVTGIFKMVESYHVRY from the coding sequence ATGAAGTCTAAAATAATTTATCTATTTTTCCCAATATTTTTGCTTTACATATTGATAATACTCGTGCCAATAATAAGGGCGCTTACCTATTCTTCAATTGGCGAGATAACAGCTGATCTTTCTTCAGGCATATTGCCGAGCATAGAGTACACCTACGCCATATGCGGTGTTGTAGCTTTTCTTGCTGTTCTCTTTTCCCTGCCGTATTCGTATGTTATTTCCAGGCATACGGGCCCCGCTTACAAAGCCGCTGATAGCCTAGTCGAGATCCCTATAATGATACCGCACAGCGTGGTTGGAATAATTATGCTTATAACCTTCGAGCCGACCATGCCAATTGGCCATTTGCTTGCTAAATATATTCCTGGATATTCATTTGATGGGACACTCTTTGCTGTGATCATTACCCTCTTCTTTTTATCTTCTGCTTATTCCATAAGAGAGATAGGCATTGCATACCAGAAGGATGTTATGGAGTACGAGAACGTGGCTAAGACGCTTGGATTGGGGGAAACACTGAGTTTCGTTATAATATCAATGCGTTTGCTGCTTAGGCCAATGATGAAAGGTTTCCTCCTTTCATGGGCTCGATCTGTATCAGAGGTCGGAGCAATACTAATTGTAGCATACTACATATTTCCTAGCTTCGTAAAACTAGCAGGCGTATTTATATATTCGCAATGGCTTGGATATGGGTTGGGTCCAGCAGCAGCTTCGTCGGCCATACTCATAATTACTGGGATTGCAGTTACTGGCATATTCAAGATGGTAGAGAGCTATCATGTTAGGTATTAA
- a CDS encoding ATP-binding cassette domain-containing protein: MLGIKGLKVQIGKFQLSIKELSLSGRHNFIMGENGSGKSTFLKTIAGLIDPISGRIDIDGNDITNMPPWKRHIAYIPQNLLLFPQYKVMDNIAISIKYGQGDPEIFKEVVKVMHLEDLLERNIYQLSGGQQQRVAVARAIVSMPRILLMDEPFSMQDERSRMSLISNLLDLIDRYEIDYIYVTHNSRDLELGFDTLSIMYNGTIIESVRSIDDLQTYEGNSLIDYRDIIKIDDKYYKVGISSVIPAQDGYSSRCVKEGDYYLCVVDIDGDQYFVRSSFDAHSVRFDLSKARELSIASSLL; the protein is encoded by the coding sequence ATGTTAGGTATTAAAGGCTTGAAGGTGCAGATAGGAAAGTTCCAGCTTAGCATCAAGGAGCTTTCGCTTTCGGGAAGGCACAACTTCATAATGGGTGAAAATGGATCAGGAAAATCAACGTTCCTAAAGACTATTGCCGGGTTGATTGATCCGATATCTGGAAGGATCGATATTGACGGAAATGACATCACGAATATGCCTCCTTGGAAGCGTCACATTGCGTATATCCCCCAGAATTTACTGCTCTTTCCGCAATATAAGGTCATGGATAATATCGCGATCTCCATAAAATATGGGCAGGGAGATCCAGAAATATTCAAGGAGGTCGTAAAAGTAATGCACCTTGAGGATCTATTGGAACGAAACATATATCAGCTTTCTGGTGGTCAGCAGCAAAGGGTTGCAGTAGCCAGGGCTATTGTCTCTATGCCAAGGATCCTGCTCATGGATGAACCCTTCTCTATGCAGGACGAAAGGTCTAGAATGTCGCTTATATCGAATCTCCTAGATCTTATAGATAGATACGAAATAGATTATATTTATGTAACGCACAATTCAAGGGATCTAGAACTTGGTTTTGATACCTTATCAATTATGTACAATGGAACTATAATCGAAAGCGTACGATCAATCGATGATCTCCAAACTTACGAAGGGAACTCACTAATTGACTACAGAGATATAATAAAAATTGACGACAAGTACTACAAAGTTGGAATATCATCAGTAATCCCAGCTCAAGACGGTTATTCATCTAGGTGCGTGAAAGAGGGCGATTACTATCTCTGTGTTGTCGATATAGATGGCGATCAGTACTTCGTCCGTTCATCCTTCGATGCCCATAGCGTTAGATTTGACTTGTCTAAAGCTAGAGAACTTAGTATCGCCTCTTCTTTATTATAA
- a CDS encoding glycosyltransferase, giving the protein MDEEGASVVITIKNEAKNIQKLLDSLFNNDYEHFEVVVVDDMSNDGTEGIVKKYDKVKYIRTRCSRGEGRNIGAMNSSFENILFTDGDAIVSNGWIGGMVSVLNNGFEIAIGKTVYTGKKRYIQDRVKIYFNGIEITAPSVNLAYKKRAFFSLGGFDKRFVTAEDIDLNLRAAMSGFKFGFCNECVVYAKVRDSFISFLKQAFWNGYGRAQLEEKHPGMLKKTDIRLGHNFYDFMHMSAGAAGYLLYKLR; this is encoded by the coding sequence ATGGATGAAGAAGGGGCGTCTGTTGTAATAACAATTAAGAATGAAGCCAAAAATATACAGAAATTGCTTGACAGCCTATTCAACAATGATTACGAACATTTCGAGGTCGTTGTAGTAGATGATATGAGCAATGATGGCACCGAGGGCATCGTGAAGAAATACGACAAAGTAAAGTACATAAGGACAAGGTGTTCCAGGGGCGAAGGCAGAAATATAGGCGCTATGAATTCTTCATTTGAAAACATACTTTTCACGGATGGCGACGCTATAGTTTCAAATGGCTGGATAGGCGGCATGGTTTCCGTATTAAACAACGGATTCGAAATTGCAATAGGAAAGACAGTATATACCGGAAAGAAAAGGTACATACAGGATAGAGTAAAGATCTATTTCAATGGCATAGAAATTACTGCTCCTTCAGTAAATTTGGCATATAAAAAGAGAGCTTTTTTCAGCCTAGGTGGATTCGACAAGAGATTTGTTACAGCTGAGGACATAGATCTTAACCTCCGTGCTGCTATGTCCGGATTCAAATTTGGATTCTGCAATGAATGCGTAGTCTATGCTAAAGTAAGAGATAGCTTTATATCGTTTCTTAAGCAAGCTTTTTGGAATGGCTACGGAAGGGCGCAGCTCGAGGAAAAACACCCGGGAATGCTTAAAAAGACGGATATAAGGTTAGGCCACAACTTCTATGATTTTATGCACATGTCTGCAGGGGCTGCAGGTTACCTGTTATATAAGTTAAGATGA
- a CDS encoding alpha/beta fold hydrolase yields MLNITEDEIDSISLLNNPLKDPSKRSIIIIDHSRNDRSPILIGLQGFFGTNRSFMNRYFNKVDFISVLEKIAEKAENDGFIIALPDTMTSLYGNQYINSPAVGNYEDFIVSDVLEYLFKRYGKRPVGLFGKSSGGFGAYTLAVRHPDKISGFVDVAGDSGFEYCYLPDFPAAIKYFRRYGVLEWYTYVKSKMNMSPEDMKVVNVLAMSAFYSPDQEAEMGIGLPFDTRTGLLKYDVWDKWRRLDPAFNISNNIDVLKDMAVFMQVGSRDDFHIDIGMEAMHNFLEKNGIVHFFETYDETHFDLDYLYLKSLPLLIELISD; encoded by the coding sequence ATGCTGAATATCACGGAGGATGAGATAGATTCTATATCGCTGCTGAATAATCCACTTAAAGATCCCTCAAAAAGATCCATTATAATAATCGATCATAGTAGAAACGATCGATCGCCTATTCTGATTGGATTGCAAGGCTTCTTTGGTACTAACAGAAGCTTTATGAACCGATACTTCAATAAAGTTGATTTCATTTCAGTACTAGAAAAAATCGCTGAAAAAGCCGAAAATGACGGCTTCATAATAGCACTGCCTGATACAATGACTTCACTTTATGGGAACCAGTACATAAATTCACCAGCGGTTGGAAACTATGAAGATTTTATTGTATCTGATGTGTTAGAGTATTTGTTTAAACGTTATGGAAAAAGGCCTGTTGGGCTCTTTGGAAAATCTTCTGGAGGTTTCGGGGCCTATACGCTTGCAGTAAGGCATCCAGACAAAATATCTGGCTTTGTCGACGTAGCCGGGGATTCCGGATTTGAATATTGCTATCTCCCAGATTTTCCAGCCGCAATCAAATATTTTAGAAGATACGGTGTTTTAGAATGGTACACCTATGTGAAGAGCAAAATGAACATGTCGCCAGAAGACATGAAAGTCGTGAATGTCCTTGCAATGTCTGCTTTTTACAGTCCCGATCAGGAAGCAGAGATGGGTATCGGACTCCCATTTGATACAAGGACTGGGCTTCTGAAATATGACGTGTGGGATAAGTGGAGGCGTCTCGATCCGGCATTCAATATATCGAACAATATCGACGTCCTTAAGGATATGGCTGTGTTTATGCAGGTCGGCTCAAGGGATGACTTTCACATAGATATCGGAATGGAAGCAATGCACAATTTTTTGGAGAAAAATGGAATAGTCCACTTCTTCGAAACCTACGACGAAACACACTTCGACCTTGACTACTTATATCTTAAGTCGCTGCCGCTTTTGATAGAGTTGATCTCAGATTAA
- a CDS encoding tRNA-binding protein: MKERTDYETFQKLDIRIGRIISVDSFPEARKPAYKLKIYFGDDIGILNSSAQITNYKPEDLLGRLVVAVVNFPPKRVANFISQVLVLGSITKDGVKLLSVDEGAVPGDYVA; the protein is encoded by the coding sequence TTGAAAGAAAGAACTGATTACGAAACCTTTCAAAAACTAGACATAAGGATAGGCAGGATCATTTCAGTAGATTCTTTTCCGGAAGCTAGGAAACCAGCCTATAAGCTAAAGATATATTTCGGAGACGACATCGGTATATTGAACTCTTCTGCTCAGATAACTAACTACAAACCTGAAGACCTCTTAGGCCGATTAGTTGTTGCTGTAGTAAACTTTCCTCCAAAAAGAGTGGCAAACTTTATTTCACAGGTACTAGTTCTCGGATCCATAACGAAGGATGGGGTAAAATTGTTATCGGTTGACGAAGGCGCTGTTCCGGGGGATTATGTTGCATAG
- the purS gene encoding phosphoribosylformylglycinamidine synthase subunit PurS: MKFKVEVSYKPGVEDPEALTLLKNLNILGYHEISNVSISKVYYFDAGNEEEVKQVADKILSNPVIHSYKVEKLG, encoded by the coding sequence ATGAAGTTTAAAGTCGAAGTTTCCTACAAGCCAGGCGTAGAAGACCCTGAGGCTTTGACGCTGTTAAAAAACTTAAATATACTTGGATATCACGAAATAAGCAATGTATCCATTTCAAAGGTTTACTATTTTGATGCAGGGAACGAGGAGGAAGTTAAACAGGTAGCCGATAAGATACTCTCTAATCCCGTTATACACTCATATAAGGTAGAGAAGCTTGGATAA